The uncultured Celeribacter sp. genome includes the window GGGATTAATGGACATTGGGCATGTCCTTCGCCGGTGTTGCCCGTGTGGTCGGATGCGCTTCGCCCCGGCCCTCTGCGACCCTTGTCAGGCCGTCTTTTTGATCGCGCATCATGCTGCGTCTCCTTCCTTCCCCGCGGTGACGGGACCTGCCCCGGTGTTTCGGGGCCCACGACAGGCCGAAGACGCAGCGCGCGAATGCGTGGGGCGGCTCAGCCTGCCAGATATCCGGCGATGCCGCTCAGGTCGTAGCCTGCGCCTGCCGCCTCTTTCAAAATCTCTTCCGGGGCCTTCTGGCCCGCTTGCGACAGCGCCCAGAGCGTGGTCGAGCGTGTGCCAGACCGGCAATAGGCGTAAACCGGCCCGGCACTCTCTTCCATGACCTGCGCCATTTCCAAAATCAGCTCCGGGGTGAATTGCCCAGGGATGACTGGCAGGTAGTGAAAGCTCAGTCCTGCCGCGTCGGCGGCAACGGCCATGGCGTCCGAAGACTGATCGTCGTCGATTTCCATATCGGGACGGTTGCACACCAAAGTGGTGTAGCCTTTGTCGGCCAGAACCGAGACCTCTTCAGGCGTGATCTGGCTGCTGACCGTGAGCTGTTCATTGACCTTGTTGAAATCCATTGTCGTCTCCTGATGTGCGTGGCCGCCCTGCCCTTAGCGGCAGGTCAAGCAAGGGAAGATGCACGGCCCGCCGCATCAGCGTCTGTTACAGGCCGTTCACCGGAACTTTCAGGAACGTCTTGCCATCCTTGTCCGCCGGGGGCAACTCACCTGCGCGCATGTTGACCTGCAACGAGGGAATAATCAGCCGTGGCATGTCCAGAGTGGCATCGCGGTCTTCGCGGAACTTGACGAAGTCCTCCTTGGTCTTGCCGCCACCGACATGGATGTTGTGGATCTTTTCATCACCGACGGAGGTCTCCCAGGCGATGTCGCGCCCGTTGGGGCCGTAGTCATGGCACATGAACAGCCGCATGTCGTCCGGCAGCGACAGAACCTTCTGGATCGAGTCATAAAGCGTCGCCGCATCGCCCCCCGGAAAATCGGCCCGCGCCGATCCGCCGTCAGGCATGAACAGCGTGTCGCCCACAAAGGTCGCATTGCCCATCGTATGCACCATGCAGGCAGGCGTGTGACCCGGCGTATGCATGGTGAAACAGGTCATCTCGCCGACGTGATAGGTGTCACCATCCTTAAACAGACGGTCGAATTGCGACCCGTCGCGCTGGAATTCGGTCCCCTCGTTGAACACTTTACCAAAGGTGTCCTGAACGATGGTGATGTTTTCACCAATCCCGATCTTGCCGCCCAGCTTGTCCTGGATATAGGGCGCAGCCGACAGGTGGTCGGCATGCACATGGGTCTCGATCAGCCATTCCAGCGTCAACCCCTCATCCCGGATATACTGGATGATCT containing:
- a CDS encoding TIGR01244 family sulfur transferase codes for the protein MDFNKVNEQLTVSSQITPEEVSVLADKGYTTLVCNRPDMEIDDDQSSDAMAVAADAAGLSFHYLPVIPGQFTPELILEMAQVMEESAGPVYAYCRSGTRSTTLWALSQAGQKAPEEILKEAAGAGYDLSGIAGYLAG
- a CDS encoding MBL fold metallo-hydrolase, producing MPSNYPVDLTVQPEVKAFFDPATWTISYVVKDPASTSCAVVDSVMDIDYAAGRITYESADQIIQYIRDEGLTLEWLIETHVHADHLSAAPYIQDKLGGKIGIGENITIVQDTFGKVFNEGTEFQRDGSQFDRLFKDGDTYHVGEMTCFTMHTPGHTPACMVHTMGNATFVGDTLFMPDGGSARADFPGGDAATLYDSIQKVLSLPDDMRLFMCHDYGPNGRDIAWETSVGDEKIHNIHVGGGKTKEDFVKFREDRDATLDMPRLIIPSLQVNMRAGELPPADKDGKTFLKVPVNGL